AACATTGTTCTTTAGAGAAATATAATTCTAACTATGCACATGGCTTCTTTTAGCATTGCCAATGGAAGGCTTTGGTGTCAACAAGTGTCAGTGTGTGACCACCACCTCATCCGTAATCCCATCTCGGGTGTTCCAGAGGATTGAGATTGTGCCTCCGGGAGCACACTGTCGCTACACCGAGATCTTGTGAGTCATAATGTTTTGCCTCTACACATTGGTGGCACACACATACTTCAATTATAGACATGAGGGAAATGTGCAAAGGGGTGCATGTTTCCTCTGTTCTGACAAACCTCAGTGCTCTCAAAAATGTTACATCATTCTCTCTTTAGCCCACGCAGCTCTCAGATAAATGTCACCTATTGCCCATACATATTAGGCAGATTTGTGTAAGACAGGCACATATTGTCGCAGATGTTTATGAAATCTTTTTAAATGCCTTAGGATTACCAAAAAGGACAACCAAATAATTTGCATAGACCCTGCAGCACGATGGATCAACAATGTCATCACAAGAGTAATGAGGAGGTAGGGTTTAAGTCTAAACTCCCCAAATCAAGACTGTCTGATCttgatttgaccttttttttcctttctatgCATTGTCTAAATGtcatcttttttgtttctttttcctaCAGTAAAAGAAACGCAAAGGAAACTGCTGTGCCCACTGCGGCATAAATCAACGCAAACAAGAACAACTTTCCATTTCCTACTTTTCAGTTATTCCTTT
The sequence above is drawn from the Cyprinus carpio isolate SPL01 chromosome B5, ASM1834038v1, whole genome shotgun sequence genome and encodes:
- the LOC109101399 gene encoding interleukin-8-like, producing MSLLSFVLLAATAVCCFTTLCALPMEGFGVNKCQCVTTTSSVIPSRVFQRIEIVPPGAHCRYTEILITKKDNQIICIDPAARWINNVITRVMRSKRNAKETAVPTAA